In Maniola jurtina chromosome 2, ilManJurt1.1, whole genome shotgun sequence, the following proteins share a genomic window:
- the LOC123877112 gene encoding uncharacterized protein LOC123877112, protein MDRNKLIAYLLLRRHYSILKIRQRRYWIHPLSKGMNPNGEFFSKKYEALKIDEKKFVAYFRMSISSFEELLSELSKYIQKKKNKGRKPVTALEMLGLTLRFLATGSDFKTMHTNYFRGASTIAKIVRTVCRAIWKHLSSQNIPPITKQVLEDVAIEFDKKANFPNCIGALDGDEAFSISNNVMRPYSGKHLSVQQRVYNYRLSRARRYVECAFGILANKWRIFHRSMNVQYEFATDIIKACCVMHNFVLNRDGVQATDDIIFDDSDLQMLHLPTANENNLSPHLIRNDFCNYFSSDVGALSWQLNKI, encoded by the exons ATGGATCGTAATAAACTTATTGCTTATTTGTTATTAAGAAGACATTATTCTATCTTAAAAATACGGCAAAGAAGATACTGGATACATCCATTAAGTAAGGGTATGAATCCAAATGGCGAGttcttttctaaaaaatacGAAGCATTAAAGATAgacgaaaaaaaatttgttgCCTACTTTAGAATGAGTATATCATCATTTGAAGAGCTATTAAGCGAGTTATCAAAATATatacagaagaaaaaaaataaaggaaGAAAACCAGTTACTGCTTTGGAAATGCTGGGCTTAACTTTAAG atTTCTAGCAACCGGCAGTGACTTTAAAACCATGCATACGAATTACTTCCGAGGAGCAAGTACAATAGCAAAAATTGTAAGGACAGTTTGTCGCGCCATATGGAAACATCTATCAAGTCAAAATATACCTCCTATAACAAAACAGGTTCTAGAAGATGTCGCTATTGAGTTTGACAAGAAAGCAAATTTTCCTAACTGCATAGGAGCTCTTGATG GAGATGAAGCATTCTCAATTTCGAATAACGTCATGCGCCCTTACTCAGGAAAACATTTGTCGGTACAACAAAGAGTTTACAATTATCGACTGAGTCGTGCCCGAAGATATGTCGAGTGCGCTTTTGGCATCCTAGCCAATAAATGGCGCATATTTCATCGATCTATGAATGTGCAATACGAATTTGCGACAGACATTATCAAGGCATGTTGTGTAATGCACAACTTTGTTTTGAATCGAGATGGAGTACAAGCGACCGATGACATTATCTTTGATGATTCTGATCTGCAAATGTTGCATTTGCCCacagcaaatgaaaataatttaagccCACATCTAATACGGAATGATTTTTGTAATTACTTTTCCAGTGATGTTGGCGCCCTAAGTTGgcaattaaacaaaatatga
- the LOC123877068 gene encoding toll-like receptor Tollo, whose product MGAKSRELILLLAVCALAICESVNKTVKKENKDSDNFLAQYDEEYDTDDQEVLFNEDKPCPRDCLCAVSQGYRMAKCNRLELNTQKFGDDITDLVIENSAIPVQLDDYIFKKLGLDKVATIKIVNSTITSVGSNAFHGLHELYAVNLSNNKLKRLHPETFASNKKLLLLTLSNNPLKFPAPGSQEYFLNASSVQELDISYCNMQYITANTIKNMPGLMYLNLAGNNLSEMEADTFKTLLDLEEIDLSDNNIKSLPNDIFSENTELATLHIQRNPIDSVYGLQISDLLTLNAGQTNIKFVGPSMFNGMTYIANLNLSGNSIEKIHNQAFHKLVELNYLDLSYNNLDFISSALIKENIELDIFKISNNPRLKHLPVEGFNCSAEQFNIYLFDASNCGLEEIYDDSLKTFTALSQINLSGNKIKSINKHVFSRSPKLVEINLSYNMLTTLEAQVFANNKDLGKLYLQGNPLQVLSAEVFVNTPLLSLLDMSHADLTALWKVEKNQPTTLLNNLSFLNVSYNRITEIKQTELDTMHKLRSLDISNNPLTCNREFENLMTWLSKHKVSPNVNSALIANLGKDTKEDDGAYSWEFLSQKTCGTPIKHPIEPLPSLSDEEIWERIDKDAEGNFDLKDTLDDGKIADDTKMTKEDGNKVYDDDNADDLDDGGEEDDDEEEDYDEDDDNVDLKVKLIERPSATSSAPKPTATTPKEKVKIDIKLLENDNMYDDLEPDVYVQAQSAEAQHGRYDYLWPMLIAILGALLLLLVIAKVMMVVCSRRNKQVRYNSAIIAAMSQPGRTKKDCGLVYQQLSEDLTSPATPKLNRYAPLPSVTVKASNMSYESSPFHHSNIVPEAV is encoded by the coding sequence ATGGGGGCGAAGTCCCGGGAGTTAATACTGCTCCTGGCAGTGTGTGCGCTTGCAATCTGCGAGTCCGTCAATAAGACTGTAAAGAAAGAAAACAAGGACTCCGACAACTTCCTCGCCCAATACGATGAAGAATATGACACGGACGATCAAGAAGTACTCTTCAACGAAGACAAGCCATGCCCCAGAGATTGTCTGTGCGCTGTCTCACAAGGATACCGAATGGCTAAATGCAATCGTCTAGAACTCAACACACAGAAGTTTGGTGACGACATCACTGACCTAGTAATCGAAAACTCTGCAATCCCTGTCCAACTCGACgactatattttcaaaaaactggGTCTGGACAAAGTTGCAACAATTAAGATTGTAAACAGCACGATCACCTCTGTTGGATCTAATGCCTTCCACGGACTGCATGAGCTGTACGCTGTCAACTTATCTAACAATAAACTTAAAAGATTACACCCTGAAACTTTCGCCAGCAATAAAAAATTGCTACTGCTCACTCTTTCTAACAATCCGCTGAAATTCCCTGCACCTGGGTCACAAGAGTATTTCCTAAATGCTTCATCAGTACAAGAACTTGATATCTCATACTGTAACATGCAGTACATCACTGCAAACACCATCAAAAATATGCCCGGCCTAATGTATTTGAACTTAGCCGGAAACAATTTGTCCGAGATGGAGGCTGATACGTTTAAGACTCTTCTTGATTTAGAAGAAATAGATTTAAGCGACAACAACATCAAATCTTTGCCTAACGACATTTTCTCAGAGAACACAGAGCTTGCTACGCTCCATATTCAAAGGAACCCGATTGATTCAGTGTATGGACTACAAATTTCAGACCTGCTGACTCTGAATGCAGGGCAGACAAATATCAAATTTGTTGGGCCGTCTATGTTCAATGGAATGACATACATTGCCAACCTTAATCTAAGCGGTAACAGTATTGAGAAAATACATAATCAGGCCTTCCATAAATTAGTTGAGCTTAACTACTTAGACTTATCGTACAATAATTTGGACTTCATTTCAAGCGCACTTATCAAGGAAAATATTGAATTGGACATCTTTAAAATCTCCAACAACCCGAGACTAAAACACTTGCCTGTAGAAGGATTCAATTGCTCTGCTGAACAGTTTAACATTTATTTGTTCGATGCCTCCAACTGTGGACTTGAAGAGATTTACGACGATTCTCTCAAAACCTTTACGGCATTATCACAAATTAACTTATctggaaataaaattaaatccatTAATAAACACGTATTCTCCCGCAGTCCAAAACTGGTTGAAATCAATCTATCATATAATATGTTAACCACCTTAGAAGCTCAAGTTTTTGCGAATAACAAAGATCTTGGGAAATTGTACCTTCAAGGAAACCCGTTGCAAGTACTCTCCGCCGAAGTGTTTGTAAATACACCGCTGCTCTCCTTGCTAGACATGAGCCATGCAGATTTAACAGCTCTTTGGAAAGTAGAAAAGAACCAACCGACTACTCTCCTAAATAATCTAAGTTTCCTAAATGTTTCGTACAACCGCATCACTGAAATCAAGCAAACAGAATTAGATACTATGCACAAACTGAGATCACTAGATATTAGCAACAATCCATTAACATGCAACCGCGAGTTTGAGAATCTTATGACATGGTTGAGTAAGCACAAAGTATCGCCAAACGTCAACTCTGCTCTTATCGCAAATCTAGGTAAAGATACGAAGGAAGATGATGGCGCATACAGTTGGGAATTCCTTTCGCAAAAAACATGCGGTACTCCTATTAAGCATCCTATTGAACCACTTCCATCGTTATCGGATGAGGAAATATGGGAAAGAATCGACAAAGACGCGGAAGGAAACTTTGACTTGAAAGATACGCTCGATGACGGCAAAATAGCTGACGATACGAAGATGACGAAGGAGGACGGAAACAAAGTTTACGATGATGACAATGCTGATGATCTCGATGATGGCGGTGAGGAAGACGACGATGAGGAAGAAGATTATGACGAGGATGATGATAATGTCGATCTCAAAGTGAAACTGATCGAAAGACCATCGGCGACGTCTTCCGCTCCCAAACCGACAGCAACAACGCCGAAAGAAAAGGTTAAGATTGATATCAAGCTGTTAGAAAACGATAACATGTACGATGATCTCGAACCAGATGTGTACGTGCAGGCGCAGTCGGCGGAGGCTCAACACGGCCGGTACGACTACCTGTGGCCAATGTTGATAGCCATCTTGGGAGCACTATTACTTCTGCTCGTTATCGCTAAGGTAATGATGGTAGTGTGCAGTAGGAGGAACAAGCAAGTGAGATACAACAGTGCCATAATCGCTGCGATGAGCCAGCCCGGCCGCACGAAGAAGGACTGCGGGTTAGTGTACCAGCAGCTGTCGGAGGACTTGACGAGTCCGGCCACTCCCAAGCTCAACCGCTACGCGCCTCTGCCCAGCGTCACCGTGAAGGCATCCAACATGTCCTACGAGAGCAGTCCCTTCCACCACAGCAACATCGTGCCGGAGGCGGTGTGA
- the LOC123877103 gene encoding uncharacterized protein LOC123877103 produces the protein MTSYLLTRMQFVSNTLANNTCQPRSSFKIKMSDVDVDLFISSVQEHRCLWDTSDETYKDKFIKQEAWKSICEIVYVDYKEKNSTEKSKLGNDLVKKWKAIKDNFAKYQKKLKDANRSGAGAAKIKEYHLNKQLQFLKKVSQNATDSSLCVAEGDIENEITALPRYKSQPRKRKADDKDDIEEDLLAILKTPENRHLHFFKGILPSLQSLNENQTLIFQSRVLQILTDILQPSIHQNTHHGYNQEYQHQGYNQGYSTMRYDNTVQSGYHTSTPGSSITEQRTTSSSNQQRPINSPFLLDETSATSYVSQDEEFDFS, from the exons ATGACGTCATACTTGTTGACAAGGATGCAGTTTGTTTCTAACACTCTTGCAAACAACACGTGTCAACCGAgaagcagttttaaaattaaaatgtctgaCGTTGACGTCGATCTGTTTATATCTTCGGTTCAGGAACACCGTTGTTTGTGGGATACTAGTGACGAAACCTATAAAGACAAATTTATAAAACAAGAAGCATGGAAAAGCATTTGTGAGATCGTTTATGTTGATTACAAGGAAAAAAACTCAACCGAAAAATCAAAACTGG GTAATGATTTAGTCAAGAAGTGGAAGGCCATAAAAGATAATTTtgctaaatatcaaaaaaaactaaaagatgCCAATCGATCAGGAGCTGGAGCTgcaaaaattaaagaatatcacttgaataaacaattacagtttttgaaaaaggtttcACAAAATGCAACTGATTCCAGTTTATGCGTAGCGGAAGGAGATATTGAGAATGAAATAACGGCATTGCCTCGTTATAAAAGTCAACCACGAAAACGAAAGGCAGATGATAAGGATGATATTGAAGAAGATTTATTGGCAATATTAAAAACACCGGAGAATAGACATTTGCATTTTTTCAAGGGGATTTTACCATCTCTACAATCGTTAAATGAGAATCAAACATTGATATTTCAAAGTCGGGTGCTTCAAATATTAACCGACATTCTTCAACCTTCAATTCATCAAAATACACATCACGGCTATAATCAAGAATATCAGCATCAGGGTTACAATCAAGGATATTCAACTATGAGATACGATAATACGGTTCAGAGTGGCTACCACACTTCTACTCCTGGAAGTTCGATTACTGAACAGAGGACTACCTCATCATCAAACCAACAACGTCCAATAAATTCACCATTTTTACTGGACGAAACGTCAGCTACTTCCTATGTTTCACAAGATGAGGAGTttgatttttcttaa